One segment of Bradyrhizobium sp. WD16 DNA contains the following:
- a CDS encoding lipopolysaccharide biosynthesis protein, whose amino-acid sequence MLNRHFSVYLIAHLLPALIGFVAITLYTRLLSPAEYGLYIVGMSIAGIFFGIFFVWIRLSVSRYQASLASVDFSGTAAVAYGLTFAAVVVVTPLVHIFFPEIDTRILAAAVLTAVANGGFEIAQEFMRANLRPLKFATVAIVRAAFGLALGLLAVTAGWGGVGLLTAVGSSYMIGCILNVASNGSKCGPCDRDHLMQFARYGLPLSLGGLSVAIYSTVDRLMVAYFLGADAAGHFGVAAELPRQFLVILGSSVAAATFPVVFRSLTGEGLAATRERLNENAELLLAVVLPVVVWLVMASDQIAGTLVGAEFRASVALLLPIAALARMCAVINQFYVQISFQLAERSALPLIQSVATLVLSVILMVPMLWQFGLPGAAYASLLAEASGLAFGIMLTRQAFPLPFDAARLFKVVLCASAMTVAIYAARSLTPGAGFCSLVIVSAAGGAAYAAAALTVNIVGVRATASAACGVLLRRLRVPAANTYSGV is encoded by the coding sequence ATGCTGAACCGTCACTTCTCGGTCTATCTGATCGCGCATCTGCTGCCCGCCCTGATCGGCTTCGTTGCGATCACGCTCTACACGCGCCTGCTCAGCCCGGCCGAATACGGCCTCTACATTGTCGGCATGAGCATCGCCGGGATCTTCTTCGGCATTTTCTTCGTCTGGATCCGGCTGTCGGTCTCGCGCTACCAGGCATCCCTTGCCTCGGTCGACTTCAGCGGGACCGCCGCCGTCGCCTATGGCCTCACCTTCGCCGCCGTCGTCGTGGTCACCCCCCTCGTCCACATCTTCTTTCCCGAGATCGATACCCGCATTCTCGCCGCCGCCGTCCTCACCGCGGTGGCAAATGGCGGGTTCGAGATTGCCCAGGAATTCATGCGCGCCAACCTGCGGCCGCTGAAATTCGCGACCGTGGCGATCGTGCGTGCCGCCTTCGGCCTGGCGCTCGGCCTCCTCGCGGTAACGGCGGGATGGGGCGGCGTCGGCCTGCTGACGGCGGTGGGCAGCAGCTACATGATCGGCTGCATTCTCAACGTGGCGAGCAACGGTTCGAAATGCGGCCCCTGCGATCGAGACCACCTGATGCAGTTCGCCCGTTACGGATTGCCGCTGTCGCTGGGCGGGCTCTCGGTCGCGATCTACAGCACGGTCGACCGGCTGATGGTGGCCTATTTTCTCGGGGCGGACGCCGCCGGTCACTTCGGGGTGGCCGCCGAACTGCCGCGCCAGTTCCTGGTCATACTCGGCTCCAGCGTCGCCGCGGCGACCTTCCCGGTCGTGTTTCGCAGTCTCACCGGTGAGGGCCTCGCCGCAACGAGAGAGCGCCTGAACGAGAACGCGGAGCTTCTTCTGGCCGTCGTGCTGCCGGTCGTGGTCTGGCTGGTGATGGCGTCCGACCAGATCGCCGGAACGCTGGTCGGCGCCGAGTTCCGCGCCAGCGTAGCTCTGCTGCTGCCGATCGCTGCGCTCGCCCGCATGTGTGCGGTGATCAACCAGTTCTATGTGCAGATCAGCTTCCAGCTCGCCGAGCGCTCGGCGCTGCCGCTGATCCAGTCCGTGGCAACGCTGGTGCTGAGCGTCATCCTGATGGTCCCCATGCTCTGGCAATTCGGGTTGCCGGGTGCGGCCTACGCCTCGCTGCTCGCCGAAGCCAGCGGCCTCGCTTTCGGCATCATGCTGACGCGCCAAGCCTTTCCGCTGCCGTTCGACGCCGCGCGCCTGTTCAAGGTGGTGCTCTGCGCCTCCGCCATGACAGTGGCGATCTACGCCGCGCGAAGCCTCACGCCCGGCGCCGGGTTCTGTTCGCTGGTGATCGTCAGCGCCGCCGGCGGCGCTGCCTATGCAGCGGCGGCGCTGACGGTCAATATCGTCGGCGTCAGAGCGACGGCGTCGGCCGCCTGCGGCGTTCTGCTGCGCA